TCCGCTGCCTGGTGCAACCGATCGTTATACCGCTCGCTTGCGTCGGGTCGGCGGCGCGGCGTCCTTGACTTGGTCCACGTAGCTTCGCAGCACGGCATTGATCCGCGTCTGGTATCGCGGGCCCGTCGCACGAAAGTACGCGATCAGATCACTATCGAGCCGGATGGAGATCGCTTCTTTGGCCACCGGCGTCACGATGCGAGCCCCCTGCCAGAAGTTGTCCGGGAGATCCCGGAGTTCGGCCGGTGACGTGCGGGCGATCTCCGCTTCCGCGATGCGCCGCAGGCGCGCCAGATCAGCGCGGCCTTGCGTCGGGGTCGTCTTGCGCGCGGATGGCTTCGAGGCTTTCGGCATAACGGCGGCGCTCCTTGCGACTGCTGATGCGGGCACTGATCACGCGGCGGACCAGCCCGCCGTCGGCGATGAGGCGATCGGGGAAGACGACGGTGAGCGGAAGGCCATCGGCGACTCCGAGGGCGATCACGCGATGCTCGCCGTAATCCCGCCGCGTGTCATCGCACTCGACATAGGTGCCAGCGAAGACGAGTACGGCGAAGTCGAAGCCGCGTCGCGCGACGTTCTCCGCGTTCTTGGCTGGATCCGAGTCGAACGTCACCGGGGGAAGTGACAAGTGTATATACAAGGCGTCAAGTCGACTACGGCGGCATAACGCCGGCTTCTGCAGCGGGCGCTCCATTACAGGGCGCGCGCAGCGCGCTTCCGAAAACGCCCGTCCGCAGCAAGCCTCCTTAGGCGGGCGCATCGCGGACGTTGCGTCGAAACGGCCCGCCGCGCAACAGAACGGAGACAGGCGGCGCGGTCGGTGGGGGTATGCTCGGCGCTCCTCGGTCCCGGAGCGCGCATGCCCGACGCGGCATCGGCGGTGTATGGCGTTTACAGGCCGCGACGCCCCCAGGCGTCGGTGATCGACCCGATCCTCGCCCACCGCCGCGCTCGCGCCGTCTGCTCGACCAATCGTCCACGGCCCTCGATTGAAATGCCTATCCGGCTGCTCTATCGCAAGGAGTAGCGTTGCTCAGCGCGGTTTGGGGGTATCGCCGAGGATCGTCGGCCACTTGGCGTCGGCCTTCACGATGTAGCCGGGGATATCCTTGAGCCACGCCTTCTGCACGCTCGGGTTCTTGTTGAGATAGAGCTTGCCGTTCTCCACGCGCCAGGCGCTCGGATCGATGTCGTACTTGCCGCCGCCGCTCACGCCCAGCGCACAGTAGCCCCCGTACTGCGGGATGTAGCGCGCCGGGGGCTTGAGAAAGGCGTCACGGTGCGCGGCGGAGGCAAAGCGGTACGTGGCGCCCTCGTGCATGGCCTGGAAGGCCGGCAGTCCCAGTGTAGGGCGCTGGTCGGTGAAGTACGAGACGGGATCGTAGCCGTGCAGCGCGATGCCGTTCTCGTCCACGTTGCTGGCGAACGGGCTCACGCGCGCTTCCGCGGCTCGCGCCGTGGTCTGCGCCTGCGCGGCGACGGCGGGCACGGTAGTGGCCAGTGCCATGGTGAGCAGCGAACGCGATGCGGCGCGCGTCATGCGCGCCACCCGACCAGAGGAGAGCAGCATCAGAACACCTCACACAATGGGTTGGCGCTCACCCCGATGGCGAGTCGCGAGCCGGTGGTCACCGACGTCGCACCTATCGCCGACCCCCCGAGTCGGTTCCCGACGGCGTAGGATGAGATGCTCAGCCGAGGTCGCGTGC
This genomic interval from Gemmatimonadota bacterium contains the following:
- a CDS encoding BrnT family toxin; translation: MERPLQKPALCRRSRLDALYIHLSLPPVTFDSDPAKNAENVARRGFDFAVLVFAGTYVECDDTRRDYGEHRVIALGVADGLPLTVVFPDRLIADGGLVRRVISARISSRKERRRYAESLEAIRAQDDPDARPR
- a CDS encoding BrnA antitoxin family protein; this translates as MPKASKPSARKTTPTQGRADLARLRRIAEAEIARTSPAELRDLPDNFWQGARIVTPVAKEAISIRLDSDLIAYFRATGPRYQTRINAVLRSYVDQVKDAAPPTRRKRAV